A window of Xiphophorus hellerii strain 12219 chromosome 7, Xiphophorus_hellerii-4.1, whole genome shotgun sequence contains these coding sequences:
- the tank gene encoding TRAF family member-associated NF-kappa-B activator yields MDRNIGDQLNKAFEAYRQVSIEKDNAQKELQKMKEHYEQYTQELIKRIEDQQRLISDLETELSATRQPSGEMKCEPRNHLLKAAASSRKTQYRGNVATVAGASNLTVNSSSDYQDMLAAFEAIQGKFRQIQTLTTKQKHHLKRFHGSYDNSNDQRFSMPIQCTDGTVEAERPFSTPLRLTADVPHLPAPLASRGTSQEDRDLVDSLTKLSVKFPPPTDSEYDFLNSAPERNIGLPVARKPPLGSSTLPEEEPVELPLPFVYPTSPSHSSSSSPSHESVRGPEQPLWTPELCDAVDMGANQEPLSSCPVECAFCPDLVPQNLMTSHLYLHFLPKKEAEN; encoded by the exons ATGGACAGGAATATTGGAGACCAGCTAAACAAAGCTTTTGAAGCTTATCGCCAGGTCTCCATCGAAAAGGACAATGCTCAAAAGGAGTTGCAAAAAATG AAGGAACATTATGAGCAGTACACTCAAGAACTTATAAAGCGGATAGAAGACCAGCAACGTTTGATTTCTGATCTTGAAACTGAGTTGTCGGCAACAAGGCAACCCTCAG GAGAGATGAAATGTGAGCCTCGCAACCATCTTCTCAAAGCGGCTGCCTCTAGTAGGAAGACACAGTACCGG gggaATGTGGCCACCGTTGCTGGTGCCTCAAATTTGACAGTCAACAGCAGTTCTGACTA TCAGGACATGTTGGCAGCATTTGAAGCAATTCAGGGCAAATTCCGACAGATCCAGACCCTGactacaaaacagaaacatcatcTGAAAAGGTTCCACGGAAGTTACGACAACTCAAACG ACCAGCGCTTCTCCATGCCGATCCAGTGCACGGATGGAACCGTAGAAGCAGAGAGGCCCTTTTCTACACCTCTGAGGTTAACTGCGGATGTCCCTCACCTGCCTGCACCCTTGGCTTCTCGTGGCACCAGCCAGGAGGACAGAGACTTGGTAGACTCTCTCACCAAACTCAGTGTCAAATTCCCGCCCCCCACGGACAGTGAATACGACTTCCTGAACAGTGCTCCGGAGAGGAACATCGGCCTGCCGGTGGCTCGAAAGCCGCCCCTCGGCTCCTCCACGCTGCCAGAGGAGGAGCCCGTGGAACTGCCCTTGCCTTTTGTCTATCCCACGTCCCCCTCCCACTCGTCATCCTCCTCGCCCTCCCATGAGAGCGTGCGGGGACCCGAGCAG CCCCTGTGGACCCCCGAGCTGTGTGACGCCGTTGACATGGGAGCCAACCAGGAGCCTCTGAGCAGCTGTCCCGTTGAATGCGCATTCTGTCCCGATTTAGTTCCCCAGAACCTCATGACAAGCCATCTTTACTTGCACTTCTTGCCAAAGAAGGAAGCAGAGAATTGA